From the genome of Bacteroidales bacterium:
CTTAAAATGAAGTCCTCAATTACTTTTGGGAAGTATTTATATTCTAATTTATGGATTTTTTCAGCAAGAGATTCTGGTGTTTCATTTTCGTTGATTTCACATTTTTCTTGAAAAATTATTTTCCCATGATCATAAATTTCATCAACAAGATGAATAGTGATGCCTGACTCGCTTTTTTTAGAACTAATTACAGCCTCGTGAACATGACTGCCATACATTCCTTTTCCTCCAAAATCTGGTAGTAGAGCAGGGTGTATGTTTATTATAGCATTTGGAAATTTGTTGATAATGTTTGCAGGAACCATTTGTAAGAATCCGGATAAAACAATATAATCTGTTTTTCGTTCTATAACCTTGTCTAATACAGCATTTCCTTCGCTAAAATCTTTTCTTGAAAAAACAAAACAATCTACATTAAGTCGCTGAGCACGCTCTATAACGCCAGCTTTAGAATTATTGCAAATTATATGGTCAATTTTTATGTTTTTATGATTGTCAAAATATTTTATAATATTTTCGGCATTAGAGCCGTTTCCAGAAGCCCAAATTGAAATGTTTTTCATGTTTTTAGCGTTTTTTTGTAAGGCTAGTAATTTCCGATATTTTTTAAAAGTAGCGCCAGCAGATAGCCAAGAAATGTTAAAACCCGCTTTACCATCAAGAAAACCTAATTTTAGAAAATAATCGCGAAAAAATTTAAAAATTGTAGCAGCAATTATTC
Proteins encoded in this window:
- a CDS encoding glycosyltransferase, encoding MKVKLSAVIITFNEEKNIERCINSIIDIADDIVVVDSFSSDRTKEICQSKGVRFVEHKFEGHIQQKNWAITQALYPHVLSLDADEAPDDKLKKSILAAKENFDADGYTMNRLTNYCGHWVRHCGWYPDKKLRLWDSRKGSWTGLNPHDCFKMESGSKIKHLDGDLLHYSYYTKDDHLKQIEKFTNILGKSMFEAGRKTSRVGIIAATIFKFFRDYFLKLGFLDGKAGFNISWLSAGATFKKYRKLLALQKNAKNMKNISIWASGNGSNAENIIKYFDNHKNIKIDHIICNNSKAGVIERAQRLNVDCFVFSRKDFSEGNAVLDKVIERKTDYIVLSGFLQMVPANIINKFPNAIINIHPALLPDFGGKGMYGSHVHEAVISSKKSESGITIHLVDEIYDHGKIIFQEKCEINENETPESLAEKIHKLEYKYFPKVIEDFILRK